The Mycobacterium sp. EPa45 genomic interval CCAGCTCCGGGGCCGGGGCGGACTGCCCGAGCCCCAGGAACGACAGCGCCGCCAGGGTCAGGATCAGCGTGCCGAGGTCGAGGCTCGCGGCCACCAGTGCGTTGGGCACCGCGCCGGGCAACAGGTGGCGTACCGCGACCCGGATGGGTCCGACGCCGGCCAGCCGTGCGGCCTCGACGTGCGGTCGGGCGGCCAGCCGGGCGATCTCACCACGAATCAGCCTGGCGTAGAAGGGCCACCAGACGATCGACACCGCGATCAGGGTGTGGACGAAGCCGGGTCCGAGCGCGGCGACCACGGCGATCGCGAGAACCGGTGCGGGCAGCGACAGGAAGCCGTCGGTGATGCGCATCAACGTCGCGTCGACCCACCCGCCGACCGCCCCGGCGATCAGCCCGACGAGGCCTCCGATGAGCAGCCCGACCCCGACCACCACCAGCGCGGCGAACCAGCTCGATCGCACGCCGAAGAGCACCCGGCTCAGGATGTCGCGGCCGACACTGTCGGTGCCGAGCAGGAACCCGTTCTTGCCGGGCGCCTGCAGCGGCATGCCGACCGGGACGAGCGGGTCGTGCGGGGCCAGCAGCGGTACGGCGACGGCGATCACGGTCACCACCAGGATCAGCGATACGCCAAGCCAATTCAGCATCAGAGCACGGTCTCCCGGCAGAGCCGCCATCCGCTTCTCGCGGCTGCGCAGGAGCGCGGGGGCGGGTATCGCGATGGCCATCAGCGCGCCTTCCGTTCGATACAGGCGACCTGGTGCGGACTT includes:
- a CDS encoding ABC transporter permease; the encoded protein is MAIAIPAPALLRSREKRMAALPGDRALMLNWLGVSLILVVTVIAVAVPLLAPHDPLVPVGMPLQAPGKNGFLLGTDSVGRDILSRVLFGVRSSWFAALVVVGVGLLIGGLVGLIAGAVGGWVDATLMRITDGFLSLPAPVLAIAVVAALGPGFVHTLIAVSIVWWPFYARLIRGEIARLAARPHVEAARLAGVGPIRVAVRHLLPGAVPNALVAASLDLGTLILTLAALSFLGLGQSAPAPELGADAARNLSYFLQQWWVPVMPGLGVLVLAVIGNIAGDSLRNLMKTS